The Halalkalibacter krulwichiae genome has a segment encoding these proteins:
- a CDS encoding acetyl-CoA carboxylase biotin carboxylase subunit, whose amino-acid sequence MFKRILIANRGEIALRILRTCKRLGIETVAIFSEADKEALHVKEADYIYYIGPSKVSESYLNIRKIIEVAKESGAEAIHPGYGLLSENAEFARRCKEEEIVFIGPEAELIELMGNKVAARKAMQAADFPIIQGTDKPLANAEEAIRAAENMGYPVMLKASAGGGGIGMQLVSNDEELSKAFETNQKRAEMFFGNGEMFLEKAIENARHIEIQLLADQFGGMVHLWDRDCSIQRRNQKVVEEAPSPFLSETLREEMGKMAVKAASSLQYTNAGTMECLVDEHDNIYFLEMNTRLQVEHPVTEEITGIDLVEWQVRIASGERLGFRQEDIKKEGHAIEVRIYAEDPKTFYPSPGTIKELNLPFARNFRHECAVEKGSIVTPFYDPMIAKLIVSGRTRREAIDHLLEALSVYQVDGIKTNIPMLKEVISHKSFQAGTFTTSFIRNHYKKG is encoded by the coding sequence ATGTTCAAACGAATATTAATTGCAAATCGTGGTGAAATTGCTTTACGCATTCTTCGAACATGCAAGCGATTAGGTATTGAAACAGTTGCCATTTTTTCTGAGGCCGATAAAGAGGCATTACATGTAAAAGAGGCAGATTATATATATTATATTGGCCCTTCTAAAGTAAGTGAGAGTTATTTAAATATTAGAAAAATCATTGAAGTGGCAAAGGAAAGTGGAGCAGAGGCTATTCATCCGGGGTATGGATTATTATCTGAAAATGCAGAATTTGCAAGGCGTTGTAAGGAAGAAGAGATCGTATTTATTGGCCCGGAAGCTGAATTAATTGAGCTAATGGGGAATAAAGTTGCTGCAAGAAAGGCAATGCAAGCTGCTGATTTTCCGATTATTCAGGGGACTGACAAACCGTTAGCAAATGCTGAAGAAGCAATTCGTGCTGCAGAAAATATGGGGTACCCTGTTATGCTCAAAGCTTCTGCTGGAGGTGGAGGAATCGGGATGCAACTTGTTTCAAATGATGAAGAACTGTCGAAAGCATTTGAAACGAACCAAAAACGCGCTGAGATGTTTTTTGGAAATGGAGAAATGTTCCTTGAAAAAGCAATTGAAAATGCACGTCATATTGAAATACAGTTATTAGCCGATCAGTTTGGCGGAATGGTTCATTTATGGGATAGAGATTGTTCAATCCAAAGAAGAAATCAAAAAGTAGTCGAAGAGGCTCCGTCTCCTTTTTTGAGTGAAACACTTAGAGAAGAGATGGGAAAGATGGCAGTGAAAGCTGCAAGCTCTTTACAGTACACCAATGCCGGTACAATGGAGTGTTTAGTAGATGAGCATGACAATATTTATTTTCTTGAGATGAACACTCGCTTACAGGTCGAGCATCCTGTAACAGAAGAAATAACCGGAATCGATCTAGTTGAGTGGCAAGTAAGAATTGCATCAGGAGAACGATTGGGGTTTAGACAAGAAGACATAAAAAAAGAGGGCCATGCAATAGAAGTCCGTATATATGCTGAAGATCCAAAAACATTCTATCCCTCTCCGGGAACGATAAAAGAATTAAACCTACCTTTTGCTAGAAACTTTCGACATGAGTGTGCTGTAGAAAAAGGAAGTATAGTCACTCCTTTTTATGATCCGATGATTGCTAAGTTAATTGTCAGTGGTCGAACAAGAAGAGAAGCAATCGATCATTTGTTAGAAGCCTTATCGGTATATCAAGTAGATGGAATTAAAACGAATATTCCAATGTTAAAAGAAGTGATTAGTCACAAATCGTTTCAAGCTGGTACTTTTACAACGTCTTTTATACGAAATCATTATAAAAAAGGATGA
- a CDS encoding acetyl-CoA carboxylase biotin carboxyl carrier protein subunit has protein sequence MNVIRTTMAGNIWRILVSVGDEVQAGQEVAILESMKMEIPVEAYKTGTVKVILKGEGEFIDEDEVLMELDG, from the coding sequence ATGAATGTGATTAGAACGACAATGGCAGGTAACATATGGAGGATATTGGTTTCGGTTGGGGATGAGGTCCAAGCGGGTCAAGAAGTAGCAATATTGGAATCTATGAAAATGGAAATTCCTGTGGAAGCTTACAAAACAGGAACAGTAAAAGTGATCTTAAAAGGTGAGGGCGAGTTTATAGATGAGGATGAAGTGTTAATGGAATTAGACGGATAA
- a CDS encoding hydroxymethylglutaryl-CoA lyase has protein sequence MNEKKVKIREVGPRDGLQNERQWIETEDKINWINQLAETGLSYIELTSFVHPKWIPALADANEVVKGVKRNKSVSFGALVPNERGLERALQVGIDEVAVFLSASETHNRKNINKSIKETINILKPVVYQAKLADKSVRGYISTVFGCPYEGNVNVQRVIAIAQSLLELGVDEVSLGDTTGIATPNQVEAVLQELARKISLETIALHPHDTRGTALANVFAAYRLGVRTFDGATAGLGGCPYAPGASGNVATEDLVYLLEGLGAQTGIHLERLVNCGKWIQNKLKRNLPSHHLQIALASENKEGFHQ, from the coding sequence TTGAATGAAAAAAAAGTAAAAATTCGCGAAGTAGGTCCAAGAGATGGCTTGCAAAATGAAAGACAGTGGATTGAAACGGAAGATAAAATCAATTGGATAAACCAATTAGCAGAAACGGGTTTAAGCTATATTGAATTAACTTCCTTTGTCCATCCAAAGTGGATACCAGCACTTGCTGATGCTAATGAGGTCGTAAAAGGGGTTAAAAGAAATAAATCCGTTTCATTTGGTGCACTTGTTCCGAATGAGCGTGGGTTGGAACGAGCACTACAGGTAGGCATTGATGAAGTGGCGGTTTTTCTATCTGCTAGTGAAACACATAATCGAAAAAATATAAATAAATCAATAAAAGAAACGATCAATATTTTGAAGCCTGTGGTCTATCAAGCTAAATTAGCGGACAAATCGGTTAGAGGATATATTTCAACTGTGTTCGGTTGTCCTTACGAAGGCAATGTAAATGTTCAACGAGTAATAGCCATTGCTCAAAGCTTGCTTGAGCTTGGAGTAGATGAGGTTTCTTTAGGAGATACGACGGGAATTGCTACACCAAATCAAGTCGAAGCTGTTTTACAAGAACTTGCTAGGAAGATCTCGTTAGAAACCATTGCTCTTCATCCACATGATACTAGAGGGACGGCTTTAGCAAATGTGTTTGCCGCCTATCGGTTAGGTGTTCGGACGTTTGATGGAGCAACGGCAGGGTTAGGAGGTTGTCCCTACGCACCTGGAGCATCTGGAAATGTTGCAACAGAGGATCTAGTTTACCTTTTAGAAGGGCTCGGTGCGCAAACCGGAATTCATTTAGAACGTCTAGTAAATTGCGGGAAATGGATTCAGAACAAGCTTAAGCGAAATTTACCTAGTCATCATTTACAAATAGCATTAGCTAGTGAGAATAAGGAGGGTTTCCATCAATGA
- a CDS encoding enoyl-CoA hydratase encodes MKTLLIENKGNGIVVATLNQPKKANALSLQMIRELNDFLASVENDDSIRVIVFTGNGDRVFCAGADLKERKEMNMQEAKFAVQKIKRTINRVASLKQPTIAAMNGTALGGGLEFSLACDIRIASTDGTYGLTETSLAIIPGAGGTQRLSRLIGTGKAKELIFTAAKISGIEAKEIGLVEHAVRLNEVKQKSIDLAQVIASNGPVAVQEAKKAINLGIDVDLKTSLTIESNAYEQTLITKDRLEGLLAFEEKRKPEYKGQ; translated from the coding sequence ATGAAAACACTGCTTATTGAAAACAAAGGGAACGGCATTGTTGTCGCCACACTTAACCAACCGAAAAAAGCTAATGCGTTATCTTTACAGATGATCCGAGAGTTAAACGATTTTTTAGCAAGTGTAGAGAACGATGATTCCATTAGAGTTATTGTTTTTACAGGGAATGGCGATCGTGTTTTCTGCGCGGGAGCGGACTTAAAGGAACGAAAAGAAATGAATATGCAAGAAGCGAAATTTGCGGTACAAAAAATCAAACGAACAATTAATCGAGTTGCTTCGTTAAAGCAGCCTACAATAGCAGCTATGAATGGTACGGCGTTAGGTGGGGGTTTAGAGTTTTCATTAGCCTGCGACATTCGGATTGCAAGTACAGATGGAACATATGGACTAACAGAAACTTCACTTGCTATTATTCCAGGAGCAGGAGGGACGCAACGTTTATCACGTTTAATCGGAACGGGTAAAGCAAAAGAATTAATTTTTACAGCTGCTAAAATATCAGGGATTGAAGCGAAGGAAATCGGTTTAGTTGAACACGCTGTAAGGTTGAATGAAGTGAAACAGAAATCGATTGACCTTGCCCAAGTGATTGCAAGTAATGGTCCAGTCGCGGTACAAGAGGCGAAAAAAGCCATTAATTTAGGGATTGATGTTGATCTGAAAACATCTTTAACGATTGAATCGAATGCTTATGAGCAAACATTGATCACAAAGGATCGACTTGAAGGTCTACTCGCCTTCGAGGAAAAAAGAAAGCCGGAATATAAAGGTCAGTAA
- a CDS encoding AMP-binding protein, whose amino-acid sequence MAQWNPSEEYIENTRLYKWMQKLGYSEYDLFHQQSINDVEWFWRRVEKELGIPWLNHYDRVLDVEKGIQWPKWYVNGKLNAYELALGQWAKDPIMTQKEALIWEGEDGEVRRYTFSSLATEVNKVAAGLKKLDVKRGDVVALYMPMIPETIMALMAVSKIGAIFTPVFSGYGQEAIATRIAASRAKLVITVDSSQRKGKEIMLKDELDKALLNCPEVESVVVVRRTKTKAVQLKEKHIAWEELLSHQPCLEIEPMNSDEPLMLLYTSGTTGKPKGTVHTHSGFPIKAGFDAGICMDLKRQDTLFWYTDMGWMMGPFLVYGGWVNGATIMLYEGSPDFPNADRLWQLIDRYHISHLGISPTLIRSLMRHGDNWLTQKLSSLRVIASTGEPWNDDAWYWLFEKVGKEKIPIFNYTGGTEIAGGILGNVLVRPIKVSMFNAALPGMSAYVADCWGNQMENQVGELVLTKPWVGMTNGFWEQPKRYLKTYWSRWPNMWIHGDWAITDEDGYWKITGRSDDIINVAGKRVGPSEVETILASHHYVHEAGAIGIPDHRKGDALICFAVLQESIEMTNTVKETLLDFLSVKLGKSLRPNDIHFISDLPKTKNGKVMRRLIKNAYLHLKLGDISSIENPNVLDEIAQLKRPGQKNL is encoded by the coding sequence ATGGCACAATGGAACCCTTCTGAAGAATATATTGAAAATACTAGGCTTTATAAATGGATGCAAAAATTAGGCTATAGTGAGTATGATTTATTTCATCAACAATCCATTAATGATGTTGAGTGGTTTTGGAGAAGAGTAGAGAAAGAACTTGGAATTCCTTGGTTAAATCATTATGACCGGGTATTAGATGTTGAGAAAGGAATCCAATGGCCAAAGTGGTATGTGAATGGAAAGTTAAATGCTTATGAGTTAGCACTGGGGCAATGGGCAAAAGACCCAATAATGACGCAAAAAGAAGCATTGATTTGGGAAGGTGAAGATGGAGAGGTAAGACGCTACACGTTTTCTTCATTAGCAACCGAAGTAAACAAAGTTGCTGCAGGTCTAAAGAAGTTGGATGTTAAACGAGGAGATGTAGTCGCTTTATATATGCCTATGATCCCAGAAACGATAATGGCACTTATGGCAGTCTCAAAGATCGGAGCGATTTTCACCCCTGTTTTTTCTGGTTATGGGCAGGAGGCTATTGCTACAAGGATAGCAGCTTCAAGGGCGAAGCTTGTAATAACGGTTGATAGCTCACAAAGAAAAGGGAAAGAAATCATGTTGAAAGATGAGCTGGATAAAGCTTTGTTGAATTGTCCTGAAGTAGAAAGTGTCGTTGTTGTAAGAAGAACAAAGACGAAAGCAGTACAATTGAAAGAAAAGCACATAGCATGGGAGGAGTTGTTAAGCCATCAGCCTTGTTTGGAAATAGAACCAATGAATAGTGATGAACCATTAATGCTTCTTTATACTTCTGGCACAACTGGAAAACCAAAAGGAACGGTCCATACTCATAGTGGTTTTCCTATTAAGGCGGGTTTTGACGCGGGAATTTGCATGGATCTGAAGCGTCAAGATACATTATTTTGGTATACCGATATGGGATGGATGATGGGCCCATTTCTAGTGTATGGTGGTTGGGTTAATGGTGCTACAATTATGCTATATGAAGGGAGCCCAGATTTTCCCAATGCTGATCGGCTATGGCAGTTGATTGACCGCTATCATATTTCTCACTTAGGAATTTCTCCGACACTGATCCGAAGTTTAATGAGACATGGTGATAATTGGCTTACGCAAAAATTGTCAAGTTTACGTGTGATTGCTTCGACAGGAGAGCCATGGAATGATGATGCTTGGTACTGGCTGTTTGAAAAAGTAGGAAAAGAGAAAATACCGATTTTTAATTATACTGGTGGAACAGAGATCGCAGGTGGGATCCTTGGAAATGTTCTCGTTCGGCCAATAAAAGTGAGTATGTTTAATGCCGCATTACCTGGGATGTCTGCTTATGTAGCAGACTGTTGGGGGAATCAAATGGAAAATCAAGTTGGTGAACTTGTTCTAACGAAGCCTTGGGTTGGAATGACGAATGGTTTTTGGGAACAACCAAAACGGTATTTAAAAACCTATTGGAGTAGATGGCCCAATATGTGGATACATGGGGATTGGGCTATCACTGATGAGGATGGATATTGGAAAATAACAGGACGTTCTGATGATATTATCAATGTTGCCGGAAAAAGAGTTGGTCCGAGTGAAGTTGAAACGATTTTGGCAAGTCATCATTATGTTCATGAAGCTGGGGCAATTGGTATACCTGATCATAGGAAAGGTGATGCTTTAATTTGTTTTGCCGTCTTACAAGAAAGTATAGAAATGACTAACACAGTGAAAGAAACGCTTCTCGACTTTCTAAGTGTAAAACTTGGAAAATCGCTAAGACCTAACGACATTCATTTTATTAGTGATTTACCAAAGACAAAGAATGGAAAAGTGATGAGGAGATTAATAAAAAATGCTTATCTTCACTTAAAACTCGGTGATATATCTTCAATTGAGAATCCTAATGTTCTTGATGAAATTGCGCAATTAAAAAGACCGGGACAAAAGAATCTTTAA
- a CDS encoding alpha/beta-type small acid-soluble spore protein, protein MASNNNSNSNQLLVPGVQQALDQMKYEIASEFGVNLGADSTSRANGSVGGEITKRLVQMAEQQMGGTQQ, encoded by the coding sequence ATGGCAAGTAACAACAACAGCAATTCAAACCAATTGCTTGTACCTGGTGTACAACAAGCACTTGACCAAATGAAGTATGAAATTGCTTCTGAATTCGGTGTTAACCTTGGAGCTGACTCTACATCTCGTGCAAACGGATCTGTAGGTGGCGAAATCACGAAACGCCTAGTTCAAATGGCTGAACAACAAATGGGTGGAACACAACAATAA
- a CDS encoding YheE family protein, translated as MLSHFQWKELRNNLVRREWAFSFFFDGNYITGIYHKNGEIDWGEANLTSNQKEILEPQIHDLMLYHVYEQH; from the coding sequence TTGTTATCTCATTTTCAATGGAAGGAACTTCGAAATAATTTAGTTCGACGTGAATGGGCCTTTTCTTTTTTCTTTGATGGAAACTACATTACGGGCATCTATCATAAAAATGGAGAGATTGATTGGGGTGAAGCAAACCTTACTTCTAACCAAAAAGAAATTCTAGAACCTCAAATCCATGATTTGATGCTTTACCATGTATATGAACAACATTAA
- a CDS encoding DUF445 domain-containing protein, whose translation MTLQTLYLIGFMVLVGAIIGGLTNSLAIKMLFRPYREIKLGSWRVPFTPGLIPKRHEELAGQLGKMVVDYLITAEGLGKKLKNPVFTDGMTKWLRIEVEKILKSEKSAANLIEESIGLKQPKQIALAKTEELVQKSMSTFLTNNREKTLEQVLPETLLRKVDETLEPATTYILERGQAFIGSAEGKEKLSVMIDRFLIQKGTFGNMISMFLGNDRLVDKVQPELLRFLQDSGTKKLVFQLLEQEWVKVKQKQLKEVEEYLNEEELVSAIVRGLESNVAIFQWIDQPMKQWSGTYQETIMNTYIPKGVEVILDLLSSHLEELLKRFHLDEIVSEQVKGFSVERLEELVLSISKREFKMITYLGALLGGIIGFIQSLIVGIIG comes from the coding sequence ATGACATTGCAAACATTGTATCTTATTGGATTTATGGTATTAGTTGGTGCAATTATTGGAGGGTTGACCAACTCATTAGCTATAAAAATGCTATTTAGACCTTATCGTGAAATAAAATTGGGTTCTTGGAGGGTACCGTTTACTCCTGGTCTGATTCCTAAAAGACATGAAGAGCTCGCTGGACAGTTAGGGAAAATGGTTGTTGATTATTTAATAACAGCAGAAGGATTAGGAAAAAAATTAAAAAACCCTGTATTTACTGATGGTATGACCAAATGGCTAAGAATAGAAGTAGAAAAAATATTAAAGAGCGAAAAAAGTGCTGCTAATCTAATTGAAGAAAGCATAGGGTTAAAACAACCTAAACAAATCGCTTTAGCGAAGACAGAAGAACTTGTTCAAAAAAGTATGTCTACTTTTTTGACAAACAATAGGGAAAAAACGTTAGAGCAAGTGTTGCCAGAAACTTTGCTTAGAAAGGTTGACGAAACGCTAGAGCCTGCAACAACGTATATTTTGGAGAGAGGACAAGCTTTTATCGGAAGTGCGGAGGGAAAAGAAAAATTAAGCGTTATGATTGATCGTTTCCTTATTCAAAAAGGTACATTTGGAAATATGATATCAATGTTTCTAGGTAATGATCGACTTGTTGACAAAGTACAGCCAGAGTTGTTGAGGTTTTTACAAGATTCAGGAACGAAAAAATTGGTTTTTCAGTTATTAGAACAAGAATGGGTAAAGGTTAAGCAGAAACAATTAAAAGAGGTTGAAGAATATCTTAATGAAGAAGAGTTGGTCTCTGCAATCGTTCGTGGGTTAGAATCGAACGTAGCGATTTTCCAATGGATTGACCAACCGATGAAACAATGGAGTGGAACGTATCAAGAAACAATAATGAATACCTATATCCCAAAGGGTGTAGAGGTTATTTTAGATTTGCTTTCAAGCCATTTAGAAGAACTCTTAAAACGTTTCCATTTAGATGAAATCGTTAGTGAGCAAGTGAAGGGTTTCTCTGTGGAAAGATTGGAAGAATTAGTTCTCTCTATTTCGAAACGTGAATTTAAAATGATCACGTATTTAGGAGCGTTACTTGGTGGAATTATTGGGTTCATACAAAGTTTAATAGTAGGGATTATTGGATAA
- a CDS encoding YlbF family regulator has product MSNVYDKAHELKRTIAESEEFQTLKSLHVEIQADEVATRMLNNFRQLQLELQQKQMQGIQITEEEAQNAQQQFELVQQHELISKLMEAEQRLSVIIGDVNKIITEPLEEIYGTPGQ; this is encoded by the coding sequence ATGTCTAATGTTTATGATAAGGCGCATGAATTAAAAAGAACGATAGCGGAAAGTGAAGAGTTCCAAACTCTTAAGTCTTTACATGTTGAGATTCAAGCGGATGAAGTAGCAACAAGAATGTTGAATAACTTCCGTCAGCTTCAGCTTGAACTACAACAAAAACAAATGCAAGGTATTCAAATCACTGAAGAGGAAGCTCAAAATGCTCAACAACAATTTGAACTTGTTCAACAGCATGAGTTAATTTCTAAATTAATGGAAGCAGAGCAACGTCTAAGTGTGATTATTGGTGATGTTAATAAAATCATTACAGAGCCATTAGAAGAGATCTATGGTACACCGGGTCAATAA
- a CDS encoding Cof-type HAD-IIB family hydrolase, which yields MSYKLLALNIDGTLLRTNAKITKQTKDAIEYVKDKRVHITLATSRPFPAAKKVAKALKVEGPLITSDGAFVATAADEPIFVRRIKEEKALQIADILERYECHIRIMHDSYSIGNKVRQRNQLIARMTIGIGDPLFYPITFVDSICDQLMQQPIAPPKIQVQFFNKEEERKAQQQLEEVVTGIRLYESAPGRMEIVSDGVSKARGLQTLGNYLGIQPGEMVAVGSHESDVDMINQVGLGVAMGNAPASVKEVANWITRSNEQNGVSYMIKEVFRKQLRLHS from the coding sequence ATGTCATACAAACTGTTAGCCCTAAACATCGATGGAACGTTATTAAGAACGAATGCGAAGATTACAAAGCAAACAAAAGATGCAATTGAGTATGTTAAGGATAAGAGGGTGCACATTACCCTTGCAACTTCTAGACCCTTTCCTGCTGCAAAGAAAGTAGCGAAAGCTTTAAAAGTAGAAGGGCCATTGATAACTAGTGATGGAGCTTTTGTTGCAACTGCGGCAGATGAACCAATATTCGTTAGAAGAATTAAAGAAGAGAAAGCATTACAAATAGCTGATATATTAGAAAGGTACGAATGCCATATACGGATTATGCATGATTCCTATTCCATAGGGAATAAAGTGAGACAAAGAAATCAGCTCATTGCTCGAATGACAATTGGAATTGGTGACCCTTTATTTTATCCAATCACATTTGTAGACTCTATTTGTGATCAATTAATGCAACAGCCGATCGCTCCACCTAAAATTCAGGTTCAGTTTTTTAACAAAGAAGAAGAAAGAAAAGCGCAACAACAGCTAGAAGAAGTTGTAACAGGGATTAGGCTATATGAGTCGGCTCCAGGTAGAATGGAAATTGTTAGTGATGGAGTTTCAAAAGCAAGAGGATTACAAACATTGGGTAACTATTTAGGTATTCAACCGGGTGAAATGGTGGCGGTCGGCTCCCATGAATCTGATGTAGATATGATCAATCAAGTCGGACTCGGTGTTGCAATGGGAAATGCTCCTGCTTCTGTTAAAGAGGTTGCGAATTGGATAACACGGTCAAATGAACAAAATGGAGTTTCCTATATGATTAAAGAAGTCTTTAGAAAGCAATTACGTCTACACAGCTAA
- a CDS encoding LTA synthase family protein produces MAVIKAQLAKHKFFLLAVLLLSVKTYLVYKVGFNISSENVLQEFLLFINPISSAVFLIGLSFFFTGLKRNVVIVVTSLFATLVLYFNLLYFRFFSDFLTWPVLFQTSNAKDLTGSITELIRTIDLLLIIDLVILSYLILKKIAPIQVKAKREPLIVLGLSFVIFIVNLGIAQIERPQLLTRSFDREMLVKNIGLLNYHVYDGYIQSQSRAQRVFADSSDMTEILDYRKENYKEADQDLYAIAEGKNVIVISLESLQTFVINETLDGEEITPFLNSLINESYYFDHFYHQTAQGKTSDSEFLLATSLFPRDSGSVFFTHAGNEYHSLPEILNEAGYYTSVLHANNKSFWNRDVMYDSFGYDHFFDIESYEVNEENSVGWGLKDVDFFKQSIELLKSQPQPFYSKFITLTNHFPFELGEEDKFINEFNSNSNTLNRYFPTVRYMDHALELFFDELKENGLYEDSIFIMYGDHYGISDYHNRAMSLFLNKDEITDFDQIQLQRVPMFVHIPGHSDHELKHTVAGQIDLKPTIMHLLGLETKDDIQFGTDLFSPERDSFVVLRDGSVITDEYVFTKGSCYQKADGAEVDIEECESFRERGAQDLYFSDKVIYGDLLRFY; encoded by the coding sequence ATGGCAGTCATTAAAGCTCAACTGGCTAAGCATAAATTCTTCTTGCTAGCAGTCTTGTTGTTAAGTGTCAAAACTTATCTTGTTTATAAAGTTGGATTTAATATTTCATCAGAAAATGTACTACAAGAGTTTTTGTTGTTCATTAATCCAATTAGTTCTGCAGTGTTTCTGATTGGTCTTAGTTTTTTCTTTACCGGTCTCAAGCGTAATGTGGTGATTGTAGTAACAAGTCTATTTGCCACGTTGGTGTTATATTTTAATTTACTCTACTTTCGCTTTTTCTCGGACTTTCTTACATGGCCCGTCTTATTTCAGACGAGTAATGCAAAAGATTTAACAGGAAGTATTACTGAGTTGATAAGGACTATCGATTTGTTGTTAATAATTGATCTTGTTATCCTCAGTTATTTAATCTTAAAGAAAATCGCACCGATCCAAGTGAAAGCAAAAAGAGAACCATTAATCGTTCTAGGTCTTTCATTTGTCATTTTTATCGTTAATTTAGGTATTGCACAAATTGAAAGACCACAATTATTGACCCGTTCTTTTGATAGAGAAATGCTTGTCAAAAATATTGGATTGTTAAATTATCATGTATATGATGGATATATCCAATCTCAATCAAGAGCGCAACGGGTGTTTGCAGATAGTTCGGATATGACTGAAATTCTTGATTATAGGAAAGAGAATTATAAGGAAGCTGATCAAGACTTATACGCAATTGCAGAAGGGAAAAATGTTATTGTCATTTCATTAGAATCTCTTCAAACATTTGTAATTAATGAAACTTTAGATGGAGAGGAAATTACTCCCTTTTTAAATAGCCTAATAAATGAAAGTTACTATTTTGATCATTTCTATCATCAAACAGCTCAAGGAAAAACGTCTGATTCTGAGTTTCTATTAGCTACTTCGTTATTCCCACGTGATAGTGGGTCTGTTTTCTTTACGCATGCTGGAAATGAGTATCATAGCTTACCAGAAATTTTAAACGAAGCGGGATACTACACATCTGTATTACATGCAAACAATAAGAGTTTTTGGAATAGAGATGTGATGTACGATTCATTTGGGTACGACCATTTCTTTGATATTGAATCTTATGAGGTAAATGAAGAGAATTCAGTTGGTTGGGGATTGAAAGATGTTGATTTCTTTAAGCAATCGATTGAACTATTAAAAAGCCAGCCTCAGCCTTTCTATTCTAAATTTATCACATTGACAAATCATTTCCCTTTTGAGTTAGGGGAGGAAGATAAATTTATTAATGAATTTAATTCCAATAGTAATACTTTAAATCGGTATTTTCCAACTGTGCGCTACATGGACCATGCTCTTGAGTTGTTCTTTGATGAATTAAAAGAAAATGGGTTATATGAAGATTCTATTTTTATTATGTATGGAGATCATTATGGAATTTCAGATTATCATAATCGCGCTATGAGCTTGTTTCTAAATAAAGATGAAATTACTGACTTTGATCAAATACAATTACAAAGAGTACCGATGTTTGTGCATATTCCTGGTCATTCTGATCATGAGTTAAAGCATACAGTAGCTGGCCAAATAGACCTGAAACCAACTATTATGCATTTACTCGGGTTGGAGACAAAAGACGATATACAGTTTGGCACAGATTTATTCTCGCCAGAGCGTGATTCGTTTGTTGTATTAAGAGATGGAAGTGTGATAACAGACGAATACGTCTTTACAAAAGGAAGCTGTTATCAAAAAGCTGATGGGGCAGAAGTGGACATAGAAGAGTGTGAATCTTTTAGAGAAAGAGGAGCACAAGATCTATATTTTTCTGATAAAGTCATTTATGGAGATCTCTTAAGGTTTTATTAA
- a CDS encoding YhzD family protein produces the protein MHEYYLTVFSHNGETIHEERFEAESDEQAKKKGEAILAEKQLIDTTHRLTRSGKLLLFHR, from the coding sequence ATGCATGAATATTACTTAACAGTATTTTCGCATAATGGTGAAACCATTCATGAAGAACGATTTGAAGCTGAAAGCGACGAGCAGGCTAAGAAAAAAGGGGAAGCAATTCTAGCGGAAAAACAACTTATTGATACTACTCATCGATTGACTCGTTCAGGAAAGCTACTACTCTTTCACCGCTAA